The DNA segment GAGTCCGAGTCCTTCATTAATATTTTTAACAGAGTGGGAATGAACAAGGTCCATAATTACCCGTAATCCTTCAGCATGTGCTTTATCTACAAGTTCCTTTAATTCCTCAGGTGTACCAAACCTTGATGAGGCAGCAAAAAAACTGGAAACATGGTATCCGAAAGAGCCATAGAACGGGTGCTCCTGGATTGCCATAAGCTGAATTGTGTTATACCCCGATTTTTTAATACGCGGAATAATGTTATCGATGAATTCACGGAATGTCCCGGTTTTTTCCTCCATCGTAGCCATTCCGACATGTGCCTCATATATAACAGGTGCACTCTTTTCCGGGGTAAAGTTCTTCTTTATCCATTTATACTCTGCTTCGGGATGCCATACCTGGGCACTGAAGATCTTGGTCTTATCATCCTGAACAAGTCTTGTGGCATAAGATGGAATACGTTCTCCTTTTCCGCCTTCCCAGAGAACAGACAGTTTGAACAGATCGCCATGCTTAAGGGAGCTGACCGGCAATTTTAATTCCCAGTCGCCATTGGCATTTAACCTTTTCATGCGGAATTCTTCCTTCTCTTTCCATCCGTTAAAGACTCCTATAAGGAATATACTTTTTGCATTTGGAGCCCATTCCCTGAAAACCCACGAATCGCTACTGCGGTGTAAACCGTAATAGTAGTGTCCCATGGCAAAATCCGACAATGAACCGGTTCCTGTCAGATGTTTCTCCTTAAGAAGGCATTTCTCTATACGTTTTTCAATAGTATCAGTATAAGGCTTCAGCCATGAGTCGGTATTATAGAAAGGTGCCGGATTCATTCGGATCAGATTAAAAGATATCTTTCTATAAAAGTACAAAAACTAAATCATTATATTGTTCAATTTCAATGGGCTTTGCTATTTTTGCAACTTAATATTCTTCTATGATAATTCATTATGGATGTGAGAGTCTTAATCTGGGTTCACCCGTCGTGACTCTTGGGATTTTTGACGGAGTTCACCGCGGACACATGACTCTTTTGTCAAGTCTCGTTTTAAGGGCGAAAGAGGCAAACGGGGAATCGGTTGTTATTACTTTCTCGCCACATCCGCGACTAGTTCTGTCGAAAGACCAGGCTGATCTCATGTTTCTTACAACTATGAAGGAAAAACAGGTACTTCTTGAAGGTGCAGGGATTGACCATCTGATAGTACTTGATTTCAGCGAGGAGTTCAGCAGAATGAATGCATGTGATTTTGTGAGTGAAGTTCTTGTTGACAAAATCGGAACAAAACATCTGCTGGTTGGGTATAATCATCACTTTGGAAGAAGGGGAGAGGGTGATTTCAATACAATAGTCCAATGCTCGGAATCATTTAACTTTAAAGTAGAACAGGTGCAGGGTTTTCAATCAGAGGAGGGAGCAATCAGCTCATCAATTATCCGGAAAGCACTGACTGAAGGAAGGCTTGATGCGGCGAACTCCATGCTGGGTTACCCATATTCTCTCAGCGGAGAGGTTGTACCGGGAAAGCAGCTTGGCCGCTCACTCGGATTTCCTACTGCCAATATAAAACCCGATGATAAACATAAACTTATTCCCGCAAATGGTGTTTATGCTGTGGAGGTCATGATAAAAGGAACAGAATATAAGGGGATGCTGAGTATAGGTACAAATCCTACAGTAAATGACAGTTCTGCGGACAGGAGTATTGAGGTAAATATTTTAAATTTTGAGAAGGATATTTACGGAGAGAATATTACAATAACATTTAAGAAATGGCTACGAGATGAAATCAGATTCAACAATGTATCTGAACTTACGAGACAGATGGAGATAGATAAACAGGATACAATCAGGTTGCTGTCACATAAATAACAATAGTTTTATTATCTTTGCAGACTTAAAAACAGATAAATATATGAACGTAAAAGTTGATCCAATGCATTACCAGGTTAAAGATATATCGCTTGCAGATTTTGGAAGAAAAGAGATTGAGATTGCTGAGAAAGAGATGCCGGGACTTCTGGCTATCAGAAAAAAATATTCAAAGGAGAAGCCTTTAAAAGGTGCCCGTATAACAGGTTCTCTGCACATGACAATACAGACAGCTGTTCTTATTGAGACACTTGCTGAACTCGGAGCAGATGTACGCTGGGCTAGCTGTAATATTTTCTCAACACAGGATCATGCAGCAGCTGCTATAGCTGCGAAGGGTATTCCTGTATTTGCCTGGAAAGGCGAAACTCTTGAGGAGTACTGGTGGTGTACCGCTCAGGCTCTGACTTTCCCCGGCGGGAAAGGACCACATCTGCTTGTTGACGATGGAGGTGATGCTTCACTAATGGTTCATCTAGGATATAAGGCAGAGAAAAATCCTTCAATACTCGATAAAAAAGCTGAGAACAGGGAAGAATCAATAATTCTTGCGACACTGAAAGATCTGCTTGTGAAAGAGCCGGGTAAATGGACACGTGCAGTGAAAGATCTTAAGGGCATTTCAGAGGAGACTACAACAGGCGTTCACAGGCTTTATCAGATGATGGAAGCAGGTGAATTACTTGTTCCTGCTATCAATGTTAACGATTCTGTTACCAAATCAAAATTCGACAATCTTTATGGTTGCCGCGAATCGCTTGCCGATGGTATCAAGAGGGCAACAGATGTGATGCTTGCAGGAAAAGTTGTTGTAGTTTGCGGATACGGAGATGTTGGTAAGGGATGCGCAAAATCGATGAAGTCGTACGGCGCTAGGGTAATAGTTACCGAAATCGATCCTATATGCGCACTTCAGGCTCTGATGGAAGGCTTTGAAGTAAAGACAATTGAAGATTCTCTGGATGAAGGTAATATATATGTTACTGCAACAGGAAACAAAGATATTGTTACTGTAGAACATATGAAGAAGATGAAGGATCAGTCAATAGTTTGTAATATCGGCCATTTTGATAATGAGATCCAGGTTGACAAACTGAATGCATTGAAAGATGTAAAAATGATAAATATCAAGCCTCAGGTTGATAAATATGTGTTTCCTGACGGTCATTCAATTTTCATGCTGGCAGAGGGAAGACTTGTGAATCTAGGTTGTGCAACCGGACATCCTTCATTTGTAATGAGTAACTCATTCAGTAATCAGACTCTTGCACAGATTGAACTCTGGACCAAGAAATACGAAGTTGGTGTTTACAGGCTTCCGAAAGATCTCGATGAAGAGGTTGCCCGTCTGCATCTTGGTCAGCTGGGTGCTAAACTGACTATCCTTACTAAAGATCAATCAGATTATATTGGAGTTAGTCAATCAGGACCTTACAAACCTGATCATTACAGATACTAAATCAATTAACCACGAAGGACACTAAGGAAACTCAAAGCACACAAAGGGAAAAATTAATTCTTAATTCTTTATCCTTTGTGTCCTTCGTGAAAAAACCTTTGTGCCCTTTGTGGTTAAAATATTTCTATAAATAACATTGAAAATTCTCAATAGTTATTCCATACCCTTACATATCTTCCGTCGAAGCTGGTCTTGTAGTTCTTGAGAGGATATCTGCCAACGCCCCCGGGAGAGGGTGTACCGTAAGATGCAAGTTCATAAACAGTTCCGCATTTGGGGCAGACAGCTTTGGCGAAGTTGACTTTATCTATCCTCACCTGTACGTTCAGATTATTCACTGCATAATCGTGCGGACAGGTGCGGTCGTAAGCATAAAACTCATTTACCCCGCTTGTTACGATTATTCCGTTGCTGTTGTATCCTGCTGATCTCCTTCCCCAGTTATTGGTGCGATAATCAACTGTATCAGAGCCGAATATTGAATTCAGATTAACGAATTCAGGGTCTAATAGATCGAGTGTGAAATCAACATATACATCAGGTATCACATCGTTTTTCTTATTGCAGGAACTTGTGATTACTGCAAAGATCAATGTGATTAAAAAAAATCTTATTTTTGGAACTGATGTCACCCGGTATATTTTAGTACTGCAAAATTAGTATAACCCCGGGAATTTAACGTCACGATGATATTTTTATTGTAATGACTGAAAATGAATAATATATCTATGAAGAAACTTTATATTTTACTATTTATTTCAACACTTGCTATCGGATCGGCGAATGCCCAGCTTTTTCATAGAAATGCAGCACGGAGTGCTGAGAAAGGATTGTTTGGTAAGTCACTCAGTAAGAAAAAGCAAGTCAAGGTGAAGGAGCCCCGCAGCGTACTGAAAGCAAAAAAGAAGCAGGAGGCTAATGAGAACAAGATCAAGAAGGATTATGCTGCACATGTTAAGAAATCGCAAAAGAGAACTGTTGACATACAAACGCCTGAAGTACAGGAGCGTATGAAACAGAATCAAAAGAATATGGAGCTAAGGGACAAAGCAAAAAAGAAGAAAACCCGCACAAGCAGCAAGAAAGCCGGAAAAAAATATAATTAGAATGAAAATTTTACTTTAAATACTTGTAAAACACCTGTTCACAGGATTTTTAATTTGTAATTTATTAAAAAATTTGTATATTTGTTTTTGAAGAGTTCCGGCAACCCCGGAATTCTTCTTATTTTTTAAATACAAGAGAGAAAAATGTCAGAGGTTATTTATGTAACTGGGGAAGGTTTGCAAAAACTTAAAGAAGAGCTCGAACAGCTTAGAAATGTTGAGCGTCCTTCTATATCAAGGCAGATAGCAGAGGCAAGAGACAAGGGTGACCTTTCTGAAAATGCAGAATATGCTGCTGCCAAGGAGGCACAGGGAATGCTTGAGATGAAAATAAACAAGCTTGAGGATCTCGTTGCCAGAGCCAGGATTATTGACGAATCCAAAATCGATATATTTACAGTTCAGATACTTAATAAAGTAAAGATTAAGAACAAGACAAATAATTCAGTTATGGAGTACCAGCTTGTCCCGGAAAGTGAAGCAAATTTCAAGCTGGGCAAGATAGCTGTCAGTTCTCCGATTGCACAGGGACTAATAGGTAAGAAGGTGGGAGATGTTGTGAATATAAAAGTCCCTTCAGGAGTAATTCCTTTTGAAATTATTTCTATTTCGATGTAATAATTTTATTCTTAGTTCATCATGGCAACCATTTTTACAAAAATCATTAATGGGGAAATTCCTTGTTATAAGGTAGCTGAGGACGAAAACTATTTTGCATTTCTCGACATAAATCCTTTAAGAGCAGGTCATACGCTCGTTGTCCCGAAGAAAGAGACTGATTATATTTTTGATCTGGGTGATGATCAGCTCGCCGGGATAATTCTTTTTTCGAAAAAGGTTGCTGCAGCCATCAAGGAAGCATATCCATGCAACCGCATTGGTGTTGCAATTCTTGGGCTGGAAGTACCTCATGCACACATTCATCTTGTTCCGATGGATAGCATGGAAGATGTTAACTTCAAAAATCCAAAGCTTAAGTTCTCACCTGAAGAATTTAAGGAGATAGCTGCCAGAATCAACAGCAAAATCATTTTACCATTTTAGAAAATTTGTATCTTACAGGTATAATTCTGCCCGCTGCATGAATTACCTGTATGATCTGTGGGATGACTTTATAAGTCTTCTCTTTCCGCGGCTTTGCTATGGTTGCGGAAACCACCTGATGAGAAATGAATACCTCATCTGCACAGAGTGTTATGTAGTTATTCCAAGAACAGACTATCATAATATACCTGAAAATCCTGTGGCTCAGCTCTTCTGGGGACGATGCCACCTGGAGAAAGCCGCAGCATTCTCATATTATAATAAAGGCAGCAGGATCAGAACACTTATTCATAATCTTAAATACAAAGGGATAAAGGAAATAGGACCTGAACTTGGTTCCATATACGGAAAAACACTCAAATCTTCAGGCTTTGTTGATGACGTTGATCTGATTATTCCTGTTCCTCTTCATCCGTTTAAGCAGAGAAAGCGGGGATTTAATCAAAGTGAATTAATCTGTGACGGAATAGCTGCTGTTTCAGACATTCCTGTTGACATCAATTCTCTGATCAGATCAACCCGGTCGGAAACACAGACAAAAAGATCGCGTTATGAAAGATGGACTAATGTGGAAGGCATCTTTTGCCTTACTGATCCTGCACCCCTGACGGGGAAACATATTCTGCTTGTGGATGATGTAATAACAACTGGCTCTACAATCGAATCGTGTGCCAGCGAGTTACTGAAGGTGGAAGGTGTTAAGGTAAGTGTTGTGGCACTTGCCTATGCTGTTATGTAACAATCCCTTACTCTTTCGTCTTAACCCTTTTTGGATTTTTATTCATAAAATCTTTCCAGCTGTTATAGGCTTTTTCCTGTGTGGGATTGTTGGTCTGATAGAAATGGCACAATGCAGCTGCCAGACCGTCGGTTGCATCAAGTTTGATATCTGTAAGGCTGAATTTCAGGATATTCATAAGCATCGCAGCCACCTGCTCCTTTGAGGCTGCACCCTGACCGGTTATCGACATCTTAATTTTTCTGGGAGCATACTCGAAAATAGGCAGCGATCTCGAAAGAGCCGCAGCTATTGCAGCACCCTGAGCCCTTCCTAGTTTAAGCATCGACTGAACGTTCTTCCCGAAAAACGGCGCTTCAATAGCCAGTTCGTCAGGATGATACTCATCAATTATGCCTGTTGTACGGTCGAAAATATGTTTCAGCTTAACATAGTGGTCATCAAATTTTGAGAGGTCGATCTGTCCGATAGTTATGAGCTCGGGAATTGTGCCCACGGTTCTGATAACTCCATATCCAGTGATACTGGTGCCAGGGTCGATACCCAGAATTATTCGTTCTTTTGGTTTTGCTTTCAAGATATCTGTTAATGAGGACTAATCTACTTATCCATTACAAAGGCATTATTCATCCATGCCGGTTTTTCTGAAAACTGTGGATAACGGCTGAATTCCTGAGAACCTTTTCCGGAAACAGTACCGTTTTCAAGATAATAAATTGCCTCTTTCAGACAAGCTTCATTACGGTCGTCGAAATCACGGGTAATATCGTCGGTCGCGATTTTCGCAGGGAAGATGCCATCAAAGAATTCACCCAGGTTTTGTGAATTGACTATTTTAAATGCGATAGGCAGCATTGCATATTTCTTACCAACATACCAGGGATACATGCCGGTAGGTTTTCCATTTGTTGTATCGCCAAAACTGACAACATTTACAATCGGTTTGAGACCATTCATAACATCCTCGCTTGCAGAAGCAGTTGTACGTGAGGTTATTACCATTAGTCTTGGGAGAGCTACTGAATAATCTGTTGTTTTGAAAGCCAGGGATGTGTTATAGTTCTGAAGCTTGTCATTATGCGAAAGCTTGGCAAATACTATTCCTTTATATGCATTTCCTGCAATATAGCTTGCAAGTGTTTGCGCAATATTCAGGTCACCACCTGAATTATACCTCAGATCGAGTATTAAATCCTTGATGCCATTTGCCTGAAAAAATGAAAATGCAGTTATTAGCTCTTGCGGAGCAGGGTTATAGAACGATTCGAATACAAGATGCCCGGCAACTACTCCTGATTTTAGATGAATAGTGTCATATAACAAAACAGTATTTACACTAAAAGTGGATTTTGTTGTTGGTATTGTTACATCAGTCCCATCGGGTTTAGTAAAGACAAAGACGTTTGTAATCCCGGCAGTGCTTGCGCCAATCAGATTAGTGTATGCTGCACCATCTCCTGATATAAGAATAGGGGCCGGGTCAACTCCGTTTATTGTTTTTATTATCCATCCTCTTCGAACACCATTAGTATAAAGATTTGAGTTTTTATAGATCATGGCAATACGGGCTTTTCCCGAATTGTCAACTCCTATCCTGAAACCATGACCTACAAATTCCCCCTGCAATTCAGCCATGAACTTATCATAATCGGCAACAAAGCTCCATCTGTCGAGCTTCCTGTAGCGCATTGCCTCAAGAAGTTCATAAGGATCTTTATAGTTATCCTTATTAGCTGTAGTAACACTGCTTGCTTCCGGCATATTGTACCAGAAATAGACATCTTTCATTATATCGTAAAGACTGTCGCGTGCCATGGCAGGAGTCAGCGTATTGTCGGGCAGTACAGGATCTTTCTTGCATGATGTAAAGAGTGCAAGAAATAATATTGGTAAGAAAATAAGCTTCTTCATATTATTCATTAACAAAATTGAAAGAATAAGTGTTCAAAGATAATTATTTAAACGCTGGCAGATTTACGGTTCTGGATCAATATTCCTGAGATGATCAGAAGCAAACCGGCCGGAGTTGTATAATAAACGGGTTCGTGAAGAATAAAGTGTACAAATACCAGGGAAAGAAATGGAGCCAGGTATACAAGATTGCTGACCTTGTCAGTAGTTGAGGCCAGCTGCAGGGCCTTAAGCCAGAAGAGAAATGTTATGCCCATTTCAAATATGCCTACATAAACTGATGCAGCTATACCCTTCATACCGAAATCTGTTTGCCATTTACCTGTAATGAACATTGCAGCAGTTAGATAGATAGATCCGAATAGAAAATTCAGAAATAGTTTTACTGCTTCATCCCTTTTATCTTTTACATTTAGTATAAAGTAAAATGCCCAGAAAACAGAACTTCCTGTTGCTAACAATACTCCGGTCAGGTTGGCCTGTCCCGGACTAAAAATCTTCCCCTGCGATGAAATTATATACACGCCGGCAAAACTGATTAAGAGAGCTATAAAGCTCTTTTTCTCTATTTTTTGTCCCAGTATTGGAACTGATAAGAAAACCAGGATAATAGGCCAGATCATGTTAAGAGGCTGTGCAACCTGTGCGGGCAGCAGCTGGTAGGCTTTAAGAAGAATGAGATAATAAATAAAAGGGTTAATGAACCCAAGTATAGCAGAGCCCGCCAGTTCGCGGGGAGATGTTTTTTTTATCAGGTCCGTTTTATTCCCTGCCAGAACGACTATTAAAAGAACCAGTGTTGAGGTATAGGTTGCGATTGTAAGCATTGGAAGAACCTCAAGTTCTCCAAGGCTGATCTTAAAGGCAGTCGGGACCGTTGACCAGAATAGGATAGCCAATAAGGCATACAGGTATGATTTTTTGATCTGGTCCATGGGTGAGTTTGTTTTTAATCCTTAAATTTTGCCCCCCAACCCCCCTAAAGGGGGGCTAATTTCTTCACATTAAGATAATTACGTTCATTACGACAGTTAACCCCCCTTTAGGGGGGAAGGGGGGCTAGCTAATCAATTCAAATCCGGTATACGGTATCAGAACAGGTGGTATTTTGATTCCTGCCTCTGTCTGATTATTCTCAAGAAGAGCAGCAACGATTCTGGGTAGAGCCAAAGCGCTTCCGTTGAGGGTATGAACCAGGCGGGTTTGTTTGTCTCCCTTCTCCTTGAATCTGCATTTCAGCCTGTTGGCCTGGAAAGATTCGAAGTTGGAGACAGAACTTACCTCGAGCCATCTCTTCTGTGCAGCAGACCAGACCTCAAAGTCGTAGGTAAGTGCTGAAGTAAAAGACATATCGCCGCCACAAAGTCTCAGGATCCGGTAAGGAAGTCCAAGCTTTGAAACCAATCCCTCAACATGGGTTACCATCTCTTCAAGAGATTTGTAGGAATTGTCGGGATGAGCTATCTGCACTATCTCAACTTTATCGAACTGATGAAGACGGTTAAGTCCTCTGACATGTGCTCCCCACGATCCGGCTTCTCTGCGGAAGCATGGCGTGTAGGCAATATTTTTTACAGGAAGAACTTCGGCATTAAGTATCACATCCCTGTAGATATTTGTAACCGGGACTTCTGCTGTAGGGATAAGATAAAAATTATCGGCGGTAGCATGGTACATCTGTCCCTCTTTATCTGGCAGCTGACCCGTACCGAATCCGGAATCTTCATTTACCATAATGGGCGGCATTACCTCGTTATAACCGGCTTTTTCGCCCTCGTCGAGGAAAAAGTTAATAAGAGCTCTCTGGAGTTTGGCACCTTTTCCTTTATAAACGGGGAATCCTGCACCGGTAAGTTTGATTCCGAGATCGAAATCAATAATATCATATTTCTTAATAAGGTCCCAGTGAGGCAATGCATTTTCTGCTATCGTTGGCATAGCGCCGCCTTCCCTTACCTTTACATTATCATCTGCACCATGTCCGGTTGACACCGATTCATGGGGAAGGTTCGGAAGCCTTACAATTTCGTTCTTTAGTTCTGTATCTATCGGTAACAGTCTGTCTGTAAGTGTTTTGATTTCTTCTTTAAGAGAGTATGTCTTTTGCTTTGCGGCTTCTGCTTCTGCTTTTCTCCCGTCTTTCATCATGTTCCCGATCTCTTTTGAGATGAGGTTCATTTCAGCCTGCATCGAATCTGTTTTAACCTGTATTTCACGTCTCGAGGAATCAAGGGCGATTATTTTGTCGATGATTGCAGCCGCGTCAAAGTTTTTGACTTTCAGACGTTCGGTAATGAATTCTTTCTTTTCGCGGATGAGGTTTAATGTTAGCATACTGTCTGTTGATTAAATAAAAAAGCAGGCTTAAAAATGCCTGCCGTAAAAATATTAAAAACTCCCGATAATGCTTTCCGGTAAATGAAAAGAATTTCGGGAGTCAGTATCTTTTGGATAATGGACTATTCAGTTACCGGTTTAACCGATACATAAGTCTTATTATCTTTTTTTCTTTTGAACTCAATCTCTCCGTCTTTGAGTGCAAAGAGAGTGTGGTCTTTTCCAAGGCCTACATTGAGACCCGGATTGTGTTTAGTTCCTCTCTGGCGAAC comes from the Bacteroidales bacterium genome and includes:
- a CDS encoding bifunctional riboflavin kinase/FAD synthetase, with protein sequence MIIHYGCESLNLGSPVVTLGIFDGVHRGHMTLLSSLVLRAKEANGESVVITFSPHPRLVLSKDQADLMFLTTMKEKQVLLEGAGIDHLIVLDFSEEFSRMNACDFVSEVLVDKIGTKHLLVGYNHHFGRRGEGDFNTIVQCSESFNFKVEQVQGFQSEEGAISSSIIRKALTEGRLDAANSMLGYPYSLSGEVVPGKQLGRSLGFPTANIKPDDKHKLIPANGVYAVEVMIKGTEYKGMLSIGTNPTVNDSSADRSIEVNILNFEKDIYGENITITFKKWLRDEIRFNNVSELTRQMEIDKQDTIRLLSHK
- a CDS encoding adenosylhomocysteinase, producing the protein MNVKVDPMHYQVKDISLADFGRKEIEIAEKEMPGLLAIRKKYSKEKPLKGARITGSLHMTIQTAVLIETLAELGADVRWASCNIFSTQDHAAAAIAAKGIPVFAWKGETLEEYWWCTAQALTFPGGKGPHLLVDDGGDASLMVHLGYKAEKNPSILDKKAENREESIILATLKDLLVKEPGKWTRAVKDLKGISEETTTGVHRLYQMMEAGELLVPAINVNDSVTKSKFDNLYGCRESLADGIKRATDVMLAGKVVVVCGYGDVGKGCAKSMKSYGARVIVTEIDPICALQALMEGFEVKTIEDSLDEGNIYVTATGNKDIVTVEHMKKMKDQSIVCNIGHFDNEIQVDKLNALKDVKMINIKPQVDKYVFPDGHSIFMLAEGRLVNLGCATGHPSFVMSNSFSNQTLAQIELWTKKYEVGVYRLPKDLDEEVARLHLGQLGAKLTILTKDQSDYIGVSQSGPYKPDHYRY
- the greA gene encoding transcription elongation factor GreA, which encodes MSEVIYVTGEGLQKLKEELEQLRNVERPSISRQIAEARDKGDLSENAEYAAAKEAQGMLEMKINKLEDLVARARIIDESKIDIFTVQILNKVKIKNKTNNSVMEYQLVPESEANFKLGKIAVSSPIAQGLIGKKVGDVVNIKVPSGVIPFEIISISM
- a CDS encoding HIT family protein, with the protein product MATIFTKIINGEIPCYKVAEDENYFAFLDINPLRAGHTLVVPKKETDYIFDLGDDQLAGIILFSKKVAAAIKEAYPCNRIGVAILGLEVPHAHIHLVPMDSMEDVNFKNPKLKFSPEEFKEIAARINSKIILPF
- a CDS encoding ComF family protein; protein product: MNYLYDLWDDFISLLFPRLCYGCGNHLMRNEYLICTECYVVIPRTDYHNIPENPVAQLFWGRCHLEKAAAFSYYNKGSRIRTLIHNLKYKGIKEIGPELGSIYGKTLKSSGFVDDVDLIIPVPLHPFKQRKRGFNQSELICDGIAAVSDIPVDINSLIRSTRSETQTKRSRYERWTNVEGIFCLTDPAPLTGKHILLVDDVITTGSTIESCASELLKVEGVKVSVVALAYAVM
- the ruvC gene encoding crossover junction endodeoxyribonuclease RuvC, translated to MKAKPKERIILGIDPGTSITGYGVIRTVGTIPELITIGQIDLSKFDDHYVKLKHIFDRTTGIIDEYHPDELAIEAPFFGKNVQSMLKLGRAQGAAIAAALSRSLPIFEYAPRKIKMSITGQGAASKEQVAAMLMNILKFSLTDIKLDATDGLAAALCHFYQTNNPTQEKAYNSWKDFMNKNPKRVKTKE
- a CDS encoding DMT family transporter, whose amino-acid sequence is MDQIKKSYLYALLAILFWSTVPTAFKISLGELEVLPMLTIATYTSTLVLLIVVLAGNKTDLIKKTSPRELAGSAILGFINPFIYYLILLKAYQLLPAQVAQPLNMIWPIILVFLSVPILGQKIEKKSFIALLISFAGVYIISSQGKIFSPGQANLTGVLLATGSSVFWAFYFILNVKDKRDEAVKLFLNFLFGSIYLTAAMFITGKWQTDFGMKGIAASVYVGIFEMGITFLFWLKALQLASTTDKVSNLVYLAPFLSLVFVHFILHEPVYYTTPAGLLLIISGILIQNRKSASV
- the serS gene encoding serine--tRNA ligase, encoding MLTLNLIREKKEFITERLKVKNFDAAAIIDKIIALDSSRREIQVKTDSMQAEMNLISKEIGNMMKDGRKAEAEAAKQKTYSLKEEIKTLTDRLLPIDTELKNEIVRLPNLPHESVSTGHGADDNVKVREGGAMPTIAENALPHWDLIKKYDIIDFDLGIKLTGAGFPVYKGKGAKLQRALINFFLDEGEKAGYNEVMPPIMVNEDSGFGTGQLPDKEGQMYHATADNFYLIPTAEVPVTNIYRDVILNAEVLPVKNIAYTPCFRREAGSWGAHVRGLNRLHQFDKVEIVQIAHPDNSYKSLEEMVTHVEGLVSKLGLPYRILRLCGGDMSFTSALTYDFEVWSAAQKRWLEVSSVSNFESFQANRLKCRFKEKGDKQTRLVHTLNGSALALPRIVAALLENNQTEAGIKIPPVLIPYTGFELIS
- the rpmA gene encoding 50S ribosomal protein L27: MAHKKGAGSSRNGRDSESKRLGVKLFGGQVAKAGNIIVRQRGTKHNPGLNVGLGKDHTLFALKDGEIEFKRKKDNKTYVSVKPVTE